The proteins below are encoded in one region of Bacteroides uniformis:
- a CDS encoding efflux RND transporter periplasmic adaptor subunit, with product MKKMFLFALVMALLITSCGQKQKGSNTLIRPVKTAQVSSQSVIRKDFSGIVEAVEYVRLAFRVSGQIISLPVVEGQRVKKGQLIAAIDPRDISLQYAADKAAYETAAAQVERNKRLLGRQAISVQEYEISVANYQKAKSTYELSGNNMRDTRLTAPFEGSIEKRLVENYQRVNAGEGVVQLVNTQKLRIKFTVPDDYLYLLRAKDVKFKVVFDSYPAEAFDARLEEYLDISTAGTGIPVTITIDDPHFDRTRYDVKPGFTCKIKLASDVAPFLEEKLMNVPLSAVFGDSENRKTYVWVVEGNKVSRREVTVYSPTGEANLLISKGLEPGETVVTAGVYQLTEGEAIKVLM from the coding sequence ATGAAAAAAATGTTTCTTTTCGCCCTGGTCATGGCGTTGCTCATCACGTCGTGCGGGCAAAAACAAAAGGGTAGCAATACCCTTATCCGACCGGTGAAGACTGCGCAAGTCAGTTCACAGTCGGTTATCCGCAAAGACTTCTCCGGAATAGTGGAAGCCGTGGAATATGTGAGACTTGCCTTCCGCGTCAGCGGACAAATCATCAGCCTCCCGGTTGTAGAGGGACAGCGGGTAAAAAAGGGGCAACTGATTGCCGCCATCGACCCACGCGACATCTCCCTGCAATATGCAGCCGACAAGGCTGCCTACGAAACAGCTGCCGCACAAGTGGAACGTAACAAACGGCTGCTTGGCCGCCAGGCTATCTCCGTGCAGGAATACGAAATCAGCGTAGCCAACTATCAGAAAGCAAAATCCACTTACGAGTTGTCCGGCAACAATATGCGGGATACGCGGCTGACAGCCCCTTTCGAGGGTTCCATCGAAAAACGGCTGGTAGAGAACTATCAGCGTGTCAATGCAGGAGAAGGGGTTGTACAGCTGGTAAATACACAGAAGCTACGAATCAAGTTCACCGTACCGGATGATTATCTCTATCTGCTCCGTGCCAAGGACGTAAAGTTCAAGGTGGTGTTCGACAGTTACCCTGCAGAGGCTTTCGATGCCAGACTGGAAGAGTATCTTGACATCTCCACAGCAGGGACGGGTATTCCGGTGACAATAACAATTGACGACCCGCACTTTGACCGTACACGTTATGACGTAAAACCGGGATTCACATGCAAAATAAAGCTGGCATCGGATGTCGCTCCCTTTCTGGAAGAAAAGCTGATGAATGTACCGTTAAGCGCCGTATTTGGCGACAGTGAAAACCGGAAAACGTATGTATGGGTGGTGGAAGGTAATAAAGTCAGTCGCCGCGAAGTGACCGTTTATTCTCCAACGGGAGAGGCAAACCTGCTTATTTCTAAAGGGTTGGAACCGGGAGAAACCGTTGTGACGGCCGGAGTATACCAGCTGACAGAAGGAGAAGCAATAAAGGTACTAATGTGA
- a CDS encoding family 65 glycosyl hydrolase domain-containing protein: MKKYLKTDEWNIIEDQFHPDRQRMSESIFSLGNGRFGQRGYFEEPYSSDSYRGSFVAGITFLDKTRVGWWKNGFPPYYTRIPKAADWSRINLRLIDEELDLAGWDVDSFNRRLDMKEGISYRDMEVTSPRGNQLRIHVEHITNMARPNLCLIKYSVSSINYTGRISLVPILDGNIVDDADLPNLKIWNILRSGSTSSCAYLWTQTRREDAQVCYAMTYQFFKNNKETTANPIRIEKEKQTGFSVGADVKPGDNVTLIKYTAIASSLYHERSELVEHSVAEAREAKSIGWNTLVEEHRRAWQEIWDETDVVIEGDPEAQQGIRYNIFQLYQTYRGDDPRLNIGPKGFTGEKYGGNTYWNTELCCVPFFLLSTPKEIAKNLLAYRYNQLPKAIENARKLGFKDGAALFPQVTNNGEECHSEWEITFEEIHRNNIIVYAIVQHAALTGNMDYIAKYGLEVMIAVSRFWRQRVSFSQPKQKYVILGVTGPDEYENNVDNNWYTNYSCIQCLKMTLRFLEMVAQQYPDEYAHIRRITNLDQVKESARWRDIIEHMYLPEDKERGIFIQNDGYMDKVLESTDNIPAEERPINQHWSWDRILRSCYIKQSDVLLGLYLYYFYFDTETVRRNFEFYEPMTVHESSLSPHIHSILAARIGKVEKAYQLFLHATRLDLDDYNNEADQGLHITSMPGSWLAIVRGFAGMQVLKETLCFSPVIPQKWDSYSFKVNYLKNTLHIRVGKEIEISLTAGSKVDIQVYGHPYTLERGTELKINMPMCQ; this comes from the coding sequence ATGAAAAAATACCTCAAGACCGATGAATGGAACATCATCGAAGACCAATTCCACCCCGACCGTCAACGGATGTCGGAAAGTATATTCAGCCTCGGAAACGGACGTTTCGGGCAACGAGGGTATTTTGAGGAGCCTTACAGCAGTGACAGTTACCGTGGTTCATTTGTGGCCGGCATCACTTTCCTGGACAAAACCCGCGTAGGATGGTGGAAGAACGGATTTCCACCATATTACACCCGTATACCCAAGGCTGCCGACTGGAGCCGCATCAACCTGCGCCTCATCGATGAGGAACTCGATTTGGCAGGCTGGGATGTCGACAGCTTCAACCGCCGCCTGGATATGAAGGAAGGTATCTCCTACCGGGACATGGAGGTGACGTCTCCTCGCGGAAACCAGCTCCGCATCCATGTAGAGCATATCACAAATATGGCAAGACCCAACCTCTGTCTCATCAAGTACAGCGTGTCTTCCATCAACTATACCGGCAGAATCTCACTCGTGCCCATCCTTGACGGGAATATAGTAGACGATGCCGATCTGCCAAACCTGAAAATATGGAACATACTGCGTTCCGGTTCTACCAGCAGCTGTGCCTATCTCTGGACACAGACCCGCCGGGAAGATGCACAAGTGTGCTACGCCATGACTTACCAATTCTTCAAAAACAACAAGGAAACCACTGCCAACCCCATACGGATAGAAAAGGAAAAGCAGACCGGTTTCAGCGTAGGTGCCGACGTGAAACCCGGAGACAACGTGACACTCATCAAATACACCGCCATCGCTTCTTCTCTCTACCACGAACGGAGTGAATTGGTGGAACACTCCGTGGCCGAGGCACGCGAAGCCAAGAGCATAGGCTGGAATACGCTGGTAGAAGAGCATCGAAGGGCCTGGCAGGAAATCTGGGACGAAACGGATGTCGTCATCGAAGGGGACCCGGAAGCGCAACAAGGTATCCGGTACAACATATTCCAGCTGTATCAGACTTACCGGGGAGATGATCCGCGCCTAAACATCGGCCCCAAAGGATTCACCGGAGAAAAATATGGCGGAAATACTTATTGGAACACGGAACTGTGTTGTGTACCGTTTTTTCTGCTCTCCACTCCCAAAGAGATTGCAAAGAACTTGCTGGCATATCGGTACAACCAGCTTCCCAAAGCCATCGAAAACGCCCGTAAACTGGGTTTCAAGGACGGTGCAGCGTTGTTTCCGCAGGTAACCAACAATGGAGAGGAATGCCACAGTGAATGGGAAATAACCTTCGAGGAAATCCACCGTAACAATATCATTGTCTATGCCATCGTTCAGCATGCAGCGCTGACGGGCAATATGGACTATATCGCTAAATATGGCCTGGAAGTAATGATTGCCGTCAGCCGTTTCTGGAGACAACGGGTATCCTTCTCCCAACCCAAACAGAAATATGTCATACTGGGGGTTACCGGCCCGGATGAATACGAAAACAATGTGGACAACAACTGGTACACTAACTATTCCTGTATACAGTGCCTCAAGATGACCCTCCGTTTTCTGGAAATGGTGGCACAGCAATATCCGGATGAATATGCCCACATACGCCGCATCACCAATCTCGACCAAGTGAAGGAAAGTGCCCGGTGGAGAGACATCATCGAACACATGTATCTGCCGGAAGACAAGGAACGGGGTATTTTTATCCAAAATGACGGCTATATGGATAAAGTACTGGAAAGTACAGATAACATTCCTGCCGAAGAACGCCCCATCAACCAACATTGGTCATGGGACCGCATTCTGCGCTCTTGCTACATCAAGCAGAGCGACGTGTTGCTCGGACTTTACCTCTATTATTTCTATTTCGACACGGAAACCGTCCGCCGCAATTTCGAGTTCTATGAGCCGATGACCGTACACGAATCCTCCCTTTCTCCCCACATCCATTCCATCCTGGCTGCACGCATCGGCAAAGTGGAAAAAGCTTACCAGCTTTTCCTGCATGCCACGCGGCTTGACCTGGACGACTACAACAACGAAGCGGACCAAGGTCTGCACATAACCAGTATGCCCGGCAGCTGGCTGGCCATTGTACGCGGATTTGCAGGTATGCAGGTGCTGAAGGAGACGTTGTGTTTCTCCCCTGTCATACCGCAAAAATGGGACAGCTATTCATTCAAGGTGAATTATCTGAAAAACACACTTCACATACGGGTAGGAAAAGAAATCGAAATCTCGCTTACAGCAGGCAGCAAAGTGGACATACAAGTCTACGGACACCCATATACGCTGGAACGGGGGACGGAATTGAAAATTAATATGCCAATGTGCCAATGA
- a CDS encoding MFS transporter, which translates to MKVKPDLSFWKLWNISFGFFGVQIAYALQSANISRIFSTLGADPHNLSYFWILPPLAGIIVQPIVGAASDKTWTRFGRRIPYLFIGSLVAVLVMCLLPNAGSFGMAVSTAMIFGLVSLMFLDTSINMAMQPFKMMVGDMVNEKQKGLAYSIQSFLCNAGSLVGYLFPFIFAWIGISNTAPQGVIPDSVIYSFYIGAAILIFCVIYTSVKVKEMPPAEYAEYHGITEEEEHEKTNMLKLLIKAPKAFWTIGLVQFFCWFAFMFMWTYTNGSIAANAFDAPTVEHLVDGVTKVVLDTKSLQYQNAADWVGVLFAVQAIGSVLWAICIPMFKDRRRVYSLSLVLGGIGFISTYFMHNPYMLFISFLLIGCAWAAMLALPFTILTNALSGGHMGTYLGLFNGTICIPQIIAAALGGSILSLFTPKGVLPPEINMLVLAGVMLIIGAFCVYLIKETKGEK; encoded by the coding sequence ATGAAAGTAAAACCCGATTTAAGTTTCTGGAAGCTGTGGAACATCAGCTTTGGTTTTTTCGGCGTACAGATTGCATATGCTTTGCAGAGTGCAAACATCAGCCGTATCTTTTCCACTTTGGGTGCAGACCCGCATAATTTGAGTTATTTCTGGATATTACCGCCGTTGGCAGGTATCATTGTACAACCCATTGTGGGAGCCGCCAGTGACAAGACCTGGACACGCTTCGGACGGCGCATCCCTTATCTGTTTATAGGTTCGTTGGTGGCCGTACTCGTCATGTGCCTGCTACCCAATGCCGGAAGCTTCGGCATGGCAGTAAGTACAGCCATGATTTTCGGACTGGTATCGCTGATGTTCCTCGACACCTCCATCAATATGGCCATGCAACCCTTCAAAATGATGGTGGGTGACATGGTGAATGAGAAACAAAAAGGGCTCGCCTACTCCATCCAGAGTTTTCTCTGCAATGCAGGCAGCCTGGTAGGCTATCTCTTCCCGTTCATCTTTGCATGGATTGGCATCAGCAATACAGCTCCCCAAGGAGTAATCCCCGACTCGGTGATTTACTCATTCTACATCGGAGCAGCCATCCTTATCTTCTGCGTTATCTACACTTCGGTCAAAGTAAAAGAGATGCCGCCTGCCGAATATGCAGAGTATCACGGCATCACCGAAGAAGAGGAACATGAAAAGACCAACATGCTGAAGCTGCTCATCAAGGCTCCGAAAGCATTCTGGACTATCGGACTGGTACAGTTCTTCTGCTGGTTTGCCTTTATGTTCATGTGGACCTATACCAACGGCAGCATCGCTGCCAATGCTTTTGACGCTCCTACAGTAGAGCACCTGGTAGATGGTGTGACCAAAGTGGTACTCGACACCAAGAGCCTGCAATATCAGAATGCCGCCGACTGGGTAGGCGTACTGTTTGCCGTGCAAGCCATCGGCTCTGTGCTTTGGGCCATCTGCATACCGATGTTCAAGGACCGCCGCCGCGTCTACTCACTCAGCCTTGTTCTGGGAGGTATAGGTTTCATTTCCACCTATTTTATGCACAATCCGTATATGTTGTTCATTTCCTTCCTGCTGATAGGTTGTGCATGGGCTGCCATGCTGGCACTGCCGTTCACCATCTTGACCAATGCACTGAGCGGAGGACATATGGGTACCTACTTAGGTCTTTTCAATGGTACCATCTGTATTCCACAGATTATTGCGGCAGCTTTGGGCGGCAGTATTCTGTCCTTGTTTACTCCCAAAGGAGTACTGCCCCCCGAAATCAATATGCTTGTATTGGCAGGAGTGATGCTGATAATAGGTGCTTTCTGTGTATATTTAATTAAAGAGACTAAGGGAGAGAAATAG
- a CDS encoding LacI family DNA-binding transcriptional regulator: MNKPQITIKDIARALNVSPSTVSRALKDNPDISKETRDLVHAYAREHNYKPNVLAVNLRASRSNTIGVIVPQLVHHFFSCVLSGIEKAAANAGYNIIVAQSSESYEQEVKIVHSFLAARVCGVIASLAKDTSQYDHYQELLNNDIPIVFYDRICTGLKTERVVVDDYAGSFAAVEYMIQTGCKRILFYGAAPHLEITKNRRNGYLDAMKKYKIPVDDSMILLCDTRERAISITPDLLESEDRPDGFFAINDETASGILYACKLVGVKVPDEVSICGFTDGAIAQSTDPKLTTVEQHGEEVGKSAFSILTGKLEGEEKSNNKIVRTNLVIRGTTK, encoded by the coding sequence ATGAATAAACCGCAGATTACCATCAAGGATATTGCCCGGGCGCTGAATGTCTCCCCTTCCACCGTGTCAAGAGCGCTGAAAGACAATCCGGACATCAGCAAGGAAACTCGTGACCTTGTCCATGCCTATGCGCGCGAACATAACTACAAGCCCAATGTACTGGCCGTAAATCTCCGCGCAAGCCGCAGCAATACCATCGGCGTCATTGTCCCCCAACTGGTACACCACTTCTTTTCCTGCGTATTGAGCGGAATTGAGAAAGCGGCGGCAAATGCCGGATATAATATCATAGTGGCGCAGAGCAGCGAATCGTACGAGCAGGAAGTGAAGATTGTGCATTCTTTCCTTGCCGCCCGTGTCTGCGGAGTCATCGCTTCACTTGCCAAGGACACTTCCCAATACGACCATTACCAGGAGCTACTGAACAACGATATTCCCATCGTCTTTTACGATCGTATCTGCACGGGGCTGAAAACCGAGCGAGTGGTGGTAGACGATTATGCCGGCTCCTTTGCCGCCGTGGAATACATGATACAGACCGGATGCAAGCGTATCCTTTTCTATGGTGCGGCTCCCCACCTGGAGATTACCAAAAATCGCCGGAACGGCTACCTGGATGCCATGAAGAAGTATAAAATTCCGGTGGACGACAGCATGATTCTGTTGTGCGACACCCGTGAACGTGCCATCTCCATCACTCCCGACCTGCTGGAAAGCGAAGACCGCCCTGACGGTTTCTTTGCCATCAACGACGAGACAGCTTCGGGCATACTGTATGCCTGCAAACTGGTCGGCGTAAAAGTTCCCGATGAAGTATCCATCTGCGGATTCACCGACGGAGCCATTGCGCAAAGCACCGACCCGAAGCTGACTACCGTGGAGCAGCATGGCGAGGAAGTAGGTAAAAGCGCTTTCAGCATTCTGACCGGAAAGCTGGAGGGAGAAGAGAAAAGCAACAACAAGATAGTACGTACCAATCTGGTGATAAGAGGAACTACGAAATAA
- a CDS encoding glycoside hydrolase family 53 protein: protein MKHMKFLTFFFCIAFAVFACSSNNETDPNAGGIPDKEEPLATDFAKGADISWVTEMEHKGMKFYNASGVETDCFQLMKDLGLNAVRLRVWVNPKEHDNWCNTADLVTKAKRAAELGMDVMVDFHYSDWWADPGQQHKPAAWKGLNLADLKKAVADHTADVLNALKTAGVTPKWIQVGNEIRPGMLWDEDAALSGASYDVRECDVKGSNSTSEKVKYRKNFANLAAFINVGYDAVKSVFDDAIVIVHLDNGYDNELYTWFFNGLKANGGKWDMIGMSLYPYWTMLEHKEYTADRTITECIANINSVARKYNCDVMVVETGMECADDKGNLSSASVLAEGKRQLARILKECKENTGGRCKGVFYWEPECRPNQYRLGAFTEDGRPTVIMDAFK from the coding sequence ATGAAACACATGAAGTTTTTGACTTTCTTTTTTTGTATTGCCTTTGCCGTATTTGCATGCAGCAGCAATAATGAGACAGACCCCAACGCCGGTGGAATTCCCGATAAGGAGGAACCTCTGGCTACGGACTTTGCTAAAGGTGCCGACATCAGTTGGGTAACGGAGATGGAACATAAGGGTATGAAATTCTACAATGCTTCCGGTGTGGAGACCGATTGTTTCCAGCTGATGAAGGATTTGGGCTTGAATGCAGTTCGACTCAGAGTATGGGTCAATCCCAAAGAACACGATAACTGGTGCAATACGGCCGATTTGGTGACGAAAGCCAAGCGTGCCGCAGAGCTGGGCATGGACGTAATGGTAGACTTCCATTACAGTGACTGGTGGGCCGACCCTGGACAGCAGCATAAGCCTGCTGCATGGAAAGGACTGAACTTGGCCGACTTGAAGAAAGCCGTCGCCGACCATACTGCCGATGTACTTAATGCGCTGAAAACGGCAGGAGTTACTCCTAAGTGGATTCAGGTAGGCAATGAAATCCGTCCGGGGATGCTCTGGGATGAAGATGCTGCATTGAGTGGTGCGTCCTATGATGTGAGGGAATGTGATGTAAAGGGTTCCAACAGCACTTCCGAGAAAGTGAAATACCGTAAGAACTTTGCCAACCTGGCTGCTTTTATCAATGTAGGATACGATGCGGTAAAGTCCGTCTTCGACGATGCCATTGTCATCGTCCATCTGGACAATGGATATGACAACGAATTGTATACCTGGTTCTTTAATGGACTGAAAGCCAATGGCGGTAAGTGGGATATGATAGGCATGTCGCTCTATCCTTACTGGACGATGCTCGAGCACAAGGAATATACAGCTGATAGAACTATCACCGAGTGTATTGCCAATATTAATAGTGTAGCCCGGAAATACAACTGTGACGTGATGGTGGTGGAAACCGGTATGGAGTGTGCCGACGACAAAGGGAATCTGTCAAGTGCTTCCGTGCTGGCAGAAGGGAAACGCCAACTGGCACGTATCCTGAAAGAGTGCAAGGAGAATACCGGCGGACGCTGCAAGGGCGTGTTCTACTGGGAACCGGAATGCAGGCCGAACCAATATCGGCTGGGGGCATTCACTGAAGACGGCCGCCCCACTGTGATAATGGATGCTTTTAAATAA
- a CDS encoding glycoside hydrolase family 2 TIM barrel-domain containing protein codes for MRKTILIFSCCAFFALAAMAQRTEALLEKNWKFTKGDVPEATQTNFDDSKWETVTIPHDWAIFGPFDRNNDLQEVAVTQDLEKQASVKTGRTGGLPYVGVGWYRTAFDASADKQVTLVFDGAMSEARVYVNGKEACFWPFGYNSFHCDVTGLLNADGKNNVLAVRLENRPQSSRWYPGAGLYRNVRLVTTERVHVPVWGTQLTTPHVSAEYASVRLRTTIRNAGDADVRISTDIIAPDGKIVARKDNSRKINHGQPFEQNFLINAPSLWSPETPYLYKAVSKIYVDGKQTDEYTTRFGIRSIEIIADKGFFLNGKHRKFQGVCNHHDLGPLGAAVNVAALRRQLTLLKDMGCDAVRTSHNMPTPELVELCDEMGFMMMLEPFDEWDIAKCENGYHRYFNEWAEKDMVNMLHQYRNNPCVVMWSIGNEVPTQCSPEGYKVASFLQDICHREDPTRPVTCGMDQVTCVLANGFAAMIDVPGLNYRAHRYVESYETLPQNIVLGSETASTVSSRGVYKFPVQKGASVMYDDHQCSGYDVECCSWSNLPDEDFALSDDYDWTIGQFVWTGFDYLGEPSPYSTDSWPSHSSVFGIIDLASLPKDRFYLYRSLWNKQANTLHVLPHWTWPGREGENTPVFVYTSYPSAELFVNGKSYGKQRKLTADESRALEGQDSLALQRRYRLMWMDVPYEPGEVKVVAYDASGKPAEEKVIRTAGKPHHLELVADRTRLSADGKDLAYITVRVVDKDGNLCPADSRMVNFSVKGAGKYRAAANGDATSLDLFHLPKMPAFSGQLTAIVQSGEQAGEIVFEARAKGLKSGKLVLYTSEK; via the coding sequence ATGAGAAAGACAATACTTATCTTTTCCTGCTGCGCTTTTTTTGCCTTGGCGGCAATGGCGCAGCGTACAGAAGCATTGTTGGAAAAGAACTGGAAGTTCACCAAGGGAGATGTTCCCGAAGCAACACAAACAAATTTCGACGACAGTAAGTGGGAAACAGTGACCATTCCTCATGATTGGGCCATCTTTGGTCCGTTCGACCGCAACAACGATTTGCAGGAGGTAGCGGTTACGCAAGACCTTGAAAAACAAGCTTCCGTAAAGACCGGGCGTACCGGAGGGTTGCCTTATGTGGGTGTCGGTTGGTATCGTACGGCTTTTGATGCTTCTGCAGACAAGCAGGTCACTCTGGTTTTCGATGGTGCTATGAGTGAGGCTCGGGTCTATGTCAATGGGAAAGAAGCTTGTTTCTGGCCTTTCGGATATAACTCTTTTCATTGCGATGTTACCGGTTTGCTGAATGCCGACGGTAAAAACAATGTGCTGGCTGTCCGTCTGGAAAACAGACCCCAGTCCTCCCGTTGGTATCCGGGGGCGGGATTGTATCGCAATGTCCGCCTAGTTACTACGGAACGTGTCCATGTTCCAGTTTGGGGTACACAGCTCACCACACCGCATGTTTCTGCTGAATACGCTTCCGTGCGTCTGCGTACTACAATACGGAATGCCGGTGATGCGGATGTTCGTATTTCTACTGATATTATTGCGCCGGACGGTAAGATAGTAGCCCGTAAGGATAATAGCCGGAAAATTAATCACGGACAGCCATTTGAGCAGAATTTTCTGATAAATGCTCCGTCTCTGTGGTCCCCTGAGACACCTTATTTATATAAGGCAGTATCTAAGATTTATGTAGATGGCAAACAGACTGACGAATATACCACGCGTTTTGGTATCCGCAGCATTGAGATTATAGCTGATAAGGGATTCTTCCTGAATGGTAAGCACCGTAAATTCCAGGGGGTATGCAATCACCACGATTTGGGCCCGTTGGGTGCGGCTGTCAATGTGGCTGCTCTTCGCCGTCAGTTGACATTATTGAAGGATATGGGATGTGATGCAGTCCGTACCTCCCACAATATGCCTACACCCGAATTGGTGGAACTCTGTGACGAGATGGGCTTTATGATGATGTTGGAACCTTTCGATGAATGGGATATTGCCAAATGTGAGAATGGTTATCACCGCTATTTCAACGAATGGGCAGAAAAGGATATGGTAAATATGCTGCATCAGTATCGGAACAATCCTTGTGTGGTAATGTGGAGTATAGGAAATGAGGTTCCTACCCAATGTAGTCCCGAGGGCTACAAAGTGGCTTCTTTCCTGCAGGATATTTGCCATCGCGAAGACCCTACACGCCCCGTTACTTGCGGTATGGACCAGGTGACTTGTGTGCTTGCCAACGGGTTTGCGGCAATGATTGATGTACCCGGTCTTAATTATCGGGCTCACCGCTATGTGGAGTCTTATGAGACTCTTCCACAGAATATTGTGCTCGGTTCGGAGACGGCTTCCACTGTAAGTTCCCGTGGTGTCTATAAATTTCCCGTACAGAAGGGAGCCAGTGTGATGTACGATGACCATCAGTGCTCCGGTTATGATGTGGAGTGTTGTTCCTGGTCGAATCTTCCCGATGAGGATTTTGCTTTGTCTGATGATTATGACTGGACAATCGGACAGTTCGTCTGGACGGGCTTTGATTATTTGGGTGAGCCTTCTCCTTATAGTACGGATTCCTGGCCCAGCCACAGCTCCGTTTTCGGTATCATAGACTTGGCAAGCCTCCCCAAAGACCGTTTCTATCTGTACCGCAGCCTATGGAACAAGCAGGCAAATACCTTGCATGTCCTTCCGCACTGGACGTGGCCGGGCAGGGAAGGGGAGAATACTCCGGTTTTTGTTTACACCAGCTATCCCAGTGCCGAACTGTTCGTCAACGGAAAGAGTTATGGCAAACAGCGGAAACTTACTGCTGATGAAAGCCGTGCTTTGGAAGGTCAGGACTCCCTTGCTTTGCAGCGTCGCTATCGCTTGATGTGGATGGATGTTCCTTATGAACCGGGCGAAGTGAAAGTGGTAGCTTATGATGCTTCCGGTAAGCCTGCAGAAGAAAAGGTGATTCGTACCGCTGGCAAGCCCCATCATCTGGAGCTGGTTGCCGACCGCACCCGCTTGTCTGCCGATGGCAAAGACCTGGCATATATCACAGTCCGTGTCGTGGATAAGGACGGTAACCTTTGTCCGGCAGACAGCCGCATGGTAAACTTCTCGGTGAAGGGTGCCGGAAAATATCGCGCTGCTGCCAATGGAGATGCTACCAGCCTCGATTTGTTCCATCTGCCCAAGATGCCGGCTTTCAGCGGTCAGCTGACGGCTATTGTGCAGAGTGGCGAGCAAGCCGGTGAGATCGTGTTTGAGGCAAGGGCTAAAGGATTGAAGTCCGGAAAGCTGGTACTTTATACTTCAGAGAAATAA